The following DNA comes from Poecilia reticulata strain Guanapo linkage group LG5, Guppy_female_1.0+MT, whole genome shotgun sequence.
CCATCTTAGAGTAGTCCACGTTCTCCATTATTCTGTTAAATCATTCATTGTTGCACTGTCGACAAAACAACTCAGAGGACGATGATAcaaccaccatgtttgacagcTAATATAGCGTTCTAcccttaatatttttattgaaatattatgAGCAATCTTTCTATTCTCAGAATAACCGATGAAAGCAATCACTAAAACACCAGtattgtcataatttttttatcgTCACACAATTATTTGTAAAGTTACTGAATTAAAGTCTCTCCAGTTCCAATACTTTTCAGTTTAGTGCAAGTGCTTGAAGTGTAAATGGTTATTTTATCTTCATTataataaagttgtaattaataattaattatgttcatttttaatcatcaaATTTCTGCTTAAGATCATTTGGATGCATTTAAATATatgatatgaaaaatgttttcaaaaatatgtggGTACTTTTACATgcatgatgtatttttttttactattatcaTTCAACACTGTAATCCCTGCCATCTCCCCAGGCCCCCCACTCTTCCCCCTAAACCCCAGAGAATGCGGAAGTGTAGACCTCGTTCCATTTTTAACCGTAAGCTGTTTAACGGCAATATGGAGGCCTTCATTCAGGTATCAGCCCATCTGTGCCCTTTGTTTCTCCATGAGCTCAGCTGTCCCACTGGCTGCCCTTTGGTGGTAGTGGTGCTGGGGAGGAGGGACGTCTTTTTGCTTGTGACCGCTCTCTTATTCAAACGTTGTTTCGCTCATGCACTTTCCTCTTGCTCAATGCATTGTCTTCGGTCTTAAAGCAATTAAAAACGTGATGTGGAAGACGAGTTGTTTTATATTCTTAGTCTTGTGAGCCTCCGGCTAGCAGACACTGAATTAATTTGGCTTTATGCGGGCCAGTTGGCTATGCTAATAAACACATGGGCATATTTTCTTGGCTTCTGCAGCAGCGCCCCACAACAACAGCATCAATATGAAATCGCTGCTTAATCAGCTACTAAATttatcaaaaacacatttcgACCACAGATAATGCTGGTTCTTCCTTAGCAAAGCGTAAATACGCTAATAGCCACTTTTATTAGGGTAACAATAAAACTGATCGAGTCCTTTataaaaattagacaaaacttgAACCAAAATGTCTTTCTAGCAGGCATGTATCCAAACCCGATGCAGGGTTTCTGTTCTTGAAAGGTCTGAAATTGTATGGTATGATTTTGAAAATCTGGACAAGTATGGAAAGTAAAAACTGGGTTTAAAGAAAACCACACATTCCAGACATGATATcttattgttttatataaaacataatatttttaaaagatacaattcagaattttaagaaaacaagagTATTGTTACATTGACTTATGTATTTGACTTGCCACAACATAAGTTGAGTTTGTGTCACATTGCTTACAAAGCACACAGTCATTCAGAAATAAGTAAATGGactatttcactgtttttagttgcaaaaacagtgaaataaataaactcgtCCATTCTTGTTTTGTGTTCAGCTGGGATGCGAAAAACAAAGAATCGAAATTTCTTGATGTGGTGAAATGACTTCTCACAAGTTGTGATTTATAGATGATCTTTGTTTCGATTTAGGATATTGTAGTGTAGATTTTTATattaagaatacattttaactgCCCCTAATTGGTCCAGATGTCTAAAAAGCAACACAATAGCCCTTTGTCAGTTCCACTGCTGTGTTTCCTGATTGATGGAGATAAATCCATCAATCAGGATTTATTGGTGTTTTGTTGTCAGATGGCATGCCAAAACATATTTCTAGAAAACGAGTATGAATAAGTGTACaaatttgaaatggaaaaaatttgTAGGATCCCTGCCAATGCTCTGCAACGGCAACTTCCCCTTCCTCACCCTCCTCCCTCAGGCCGTGTCCTCCTGTCTCTCACCCACAAGGCGCTGAAGCTTTGGCTGCTCTCTCAGGCCAGGCCTCTGTTAAGATCTGCCTCTTCGTCTCTTTCTAATTCTTTGTGGTTGTTGTTCCTTCTGCTCTGTCTCTCCATGCCTTACTGCTCTCTGCCCAGGGGAAGAAGAAATGTCCGTGCCAGGAGTCAGGTACTTTGTCTTTAAGCAGGGTGGGATAGTCACTGTGGGTTTTGTTTGCTTGCTGACGTTTCTCTGCATTCTTTCCctgttcttgtaaaaatgcttttttgttttaaaatgctataTGTTGGTTGGTACATATTCTTGTTCAGATATATTCTGTGACATGTACTGTGTATTTGATACACTTACCATAActtatttagttttatgttaatttagATGTTAATGATTATAATATCCTACAAATATTATAAATTAATACGATTTTATTTAGAGTTCCTCCATATTAATTTATAACCTGTTACTGTTGTTTACATACCTCCAGTCACTGATGTATTTCTTCATGTAGGATTCAGGGCAGCCTATACCAGTGGTGGTTGAGAGCTGCATTCGATACATCAATCTGTACGGTAAGTTTCAAGTTCTCTCCATCGTAAAGAGATTAAAGTGCAGTTTCTGCAAATGCGAtagtttcattttccttttttttattttttttattggcgtTTTATGAAATGGATGTTCATTCACTTGAAGTGCGTTCACAAAGTCACCAACAACCAAATATATTATGAACTCCAAGGCATTTAAGCTTTCCCTGAGCAGGTCATTTGACTGAGGTTGATACAATGagttatgttttcatttatcataaaaacatcataaaaatagatttttcgttttttgaCCAAAGTTGGTCTGTTGCTTTTTGATAGTTTTTTGCAAGTCTATTCAAGCTAAAATTCTGCATCCCTCTTTCAAAAtacatcacattttattattgttatatttgtccacatttatttgtaatttaacagtACCTGTGCTATTTTTAAGTAGCGTTTATATTGATACCTCCCTCTTTTCACCTCAACGGTTTTATCCATCCACAGGtcttcagcaacaaggcatatTTCGGGTTCCAGGATCTCAGGTCGAAGTCAATGACATTAAGAATGCATTTGAAAGAGGTTAGTCCCCAGGTTGCCTCCATATCTCCCCTTGATCGATTTTAAATTACGTTTTGCCCACCTGAAAAGCCACTGTAACTCTCACAGGACTCTAAAGTGCAATTAAGAGGGCTGCAAGTCGCTTGTAGCGCTTGTAATGGACATGTAAACCACCTAATGCATAAAACATAGCAtcctgaaataataataaatgagcAAGAATAATTGCGTTATGGTGCTCTAATTTGACGTACATATAAGATTGCATCAGAGCCATATTAGATGAAAGCGGCTCCAATGAATGGGTAATTAGAGGATTAAGAGTTCGGTTCATCTGCAGGAGAAGATCCACTAGTGGACGATCAGACGGATCATGACATCAACTCCGTGGCAGGCGTCCTCAAGCTCTACTTCCGAGGGCTGGAAAACCCGCTTTTCCCCGAAGAACGTTTCCTCGACTTCATCTCCACCACCAGTTAGTCTCATTACAGGAGAAACCATCCGAAATGCACTGAACTATCCAGTTGGTCACTGAAATGGTTTCATGTGCGGTCTGTTTATTTATCCATTTTCCCCAGAACTTGATTCTGGTGGTGAAAGAGCTCATCATCTCCAGCAGATAATTGTGACCCTACAGCGGCCCGTGATCATCGTCATGAGATACCTGTTTGCTTTCCTCAATCAGTGAGTTCCttcacagcagcagctaaaataaGCTAGATAATTGTTACTGTTTTAATAAACGCCGCCATCTCTTCAAGTCTTTCCCAGTACAGCGACGAGAACATGATGGACCCCTACAATCTGGCTATCTGCTTCGGCCCCACGCTGATGCCCATACCGGACGACAAGGACCCCGTGGCTTGCCAAGTACACGTTAACGAGGTCATCAAGACCATCATTATCCACCACGAGGCCATCTTTCCGAGCCAGCGGGAGTTGGAAGGACcggtctatgaaaaatgcatggCAGGAGGTGAAGAGTACTGGTAGGTGCACAGAAATCGAGCATCTTAAAGCCCAAACATGTGTAACAGGTTAAACATTAGAGTCTCACAAACACCAGATCTTATTCTTTGCGTAAAAAGTGCAGACACATAAACAAAACCTTgttgtcaaaaacaaaccaagttgtgaatttaaatctgatcttaaattaaagacagaaaaagttacatttggtTGTTATAGAACATAGTTATAGTTATGTGTCAGACACATTTGTTGAATTTACATCTCAGTTTACCTGCAGCTTAAATCTGCAAATCAGATTTCAGACTAAAGGAGCAAACCTGCATGTGATCTAACTATTAAAGCCCTAAAAGCTtagaataatgtattttttacatatatgggattcttttctctcttttttttcctgattctttgcatttctttttgcttGCACAGTGAAAGCCCTCACAGTGAGCCAGGAGCTCTTGACGAGATCGACAACGGGACCGGGCCAAACACAAGTGATGAAGGTCAGATACACGCGCAATCGATGCGCTGTCAAGATCCCAGCTGTGACATTTCCAGCTTACTgtgaaaataatgacatttgttttatatatatatatatatatatatagaactCTTTCATGTGTCGACTCCTGCAGAGTTCGAGCCAATCGAGGCCATCGCCAAGTTCGACTACGTGGGGCGAAGTTCGAGGGAGCTGTCCTTTAAGAAGGGAGCGTCTCTGCTGCTCTACATGAGAGCGTCTGCGGATTGGTGGGAGGGCCGGCACAACGGCGTGGATGGGCTGATCCCGCATCAGTACATTGTAGTGCAAGACATGTAAGCTTGATTTGTTGGTTTTATggtgtaaaaataacaacattcAGGTgcattaactaaataaatggcCATCATGTCAAAATCTGTaacacattttataataaatgaaacGATTATAAttattcaagtgttttttttctttcaatacaTTTTGATTCTCATAGGCTACAGCTACAGAAAATCCACAGAATATTGCATAAGATGAATATTCTTattcaatatgtttattttatttatttattttttgaataaatacatttgcattCTACATTGCCTACTCTTAGCATGCGAGCTTGGACATCTGCTGAGTTGTTAATGAGGCCCGGGTTGTTTTAATAGCAGCCGTTCGCGCATCTGCATTGTTGGCTCTGGTGTCTCTTATCTTGTTGATGAAAATACCCTACAGAGGTTTAATTCAGAGAAGCACGATGTTAATATGGTCATAAAAGTAACAAGTAAAACGTTTGgattaaattcatttattgGGATGGACATGTACAGATCAACATCCATAGCAGTTTAATTTGTGaagtgaagttttattttttggaaattcATGTTTGCAAACTTTTGTTTAATAGAAAAGTCTTGCTTAAGACCCATCTCTGTCGCTCTGCATTTCTTACTTCTTTTCCAATTTTAGttacagaaaaaagaataaaaaattagaAGGAAGAATTTATAATTAGACAAGTCAGTGTTCAAATAGTGTTGCTTTCACTTCCAGCCATTTATCGTTGAAAACCAAAGCTTTATCTCCCAACATGTAACTTAATCAAAGCTACATTATTGAGCAAACTGAATTAGGTTGGGTACATGATCGGTTCATTTGTAATGTGGAAACATAGATTCACTTTGGAGATTAAATGCTTATGTTGGATTATTATGAGTTCTCTGGGTGTTTCAAGACCCAGTAGTCCTTTAAAATTGATTAAGCAATGTGAAAACttcactaaaaaaagaaaataatcatgaAGATTTATTACTCGTTTCACAGGGATGATGCTTTCTCAGACAGTATTCAGAGGACAGAAAGTGAGACCAGCAGTGGATCTCACTATGATGACAGGACGTCGTCAAGAAATGAGCATCAGTCTCCTTGTGACCAGGCTGCTGAGAACCGGTTTGGACCTGCATTAGGAAGGTGAGGTTTATTAGACGAGGTACCTCCACCTTCTGGAATAGTCTGAAATTTGAGGTCAGTATTTTCAGGATCTGGAAAAAAACTATATCAGAGGAGGGAAATATTTGTTGTTCCAGACTTATTATCTCTGTTGTCTTAATGTTGTTACCTTCCTTCCATCGTTCCTTTTTTCTGTGCTCCTTTTCTTAATTGCGCCTTTCCATCATCATAAGCTTTTGTTCTTTCCTATGTtgtcttttccttccttctttggTCTTCGCACCCTTATTTCTTTCCATCCTTTTCCTACATCTCTTCATAGTGTCATTCTTATTTCCATTTCCTTCATTCtttccatccttccttccttgttttttttgtcctcaggTTACTTAAAGCCAGCCCACTTAAGAAGTATCTATCACAACTTTACAGTGGGCTTTACTGCATAATATAtgataaaatgaacaaattggCTTGATAGTCCTGCAAACCTGCATCCTCGTGAAAGGCTGGAATTTTTATACGAAAGCCGTATGGAAGCTCCAAGTAAAATGGCATGAGTAAATAATATATGAtcataagtgaaaaaaatgacatacCGTGTAACACAAAGAAGTTAATTTCTCTCCTTAATTATCCCATTGTGTCAGGGTAAGAGTGCGATCAGATGGAGCCGCAGTTCCCCGCCACAGGAACAACGGTGCTGACGGCCTCAGCCCCACCAGGGCTGCTGACCAGCCGCCCAGGGTGATGCCGCGCCCCTGCAGCCCGCACAAGATCGCCGTCAGCAGGGCCCACGCCGACAGCCCGGAGAAGCGCCGTCTCACCACGTTCGGCAGCTCTGGCTCCATCAACCATCCCGATAGGAAGGCGTTTGTCGAGAGTCACTCTCAACGGTCATCACCGAGCACGACGCGGCACGCCAGTTTAGGGGACCATAAAGCCATGGAGGCCGAGGCGCTCGCGGAGGTGAGGGCCGCAACGAGTTATCGAAGTGCAGTTGAGtcaactcactttttttttttttgttgttgctgtgttgTTAACTGTATTGCACATGCGTAATACTTAGAGGCTTCTGGGAAATGCTTAATTGGATAATGCTGGTTGTAAGAAATCtcatttaaagcagttttttcaCCCATGTGAATGAATGGGTGGAAGgataaattagaaaatagagCTGAATAAAAGATACTATATCTATTGACTTGCATTGTAGAATGAAAGTTAAGTGCTAGTGGTTAgccattataaaaaaaagaaaagctgtggcaaatgtttacattttgaattatAGGATTGTTTTAGAGGGAATGTTAAGTTGCAATACATTTAGTAAATAGCATTCTATTATTTATATAAGTTTCATCTTAACTGTTACCTGGAGTGTGGTTCAAAgctatgtttttgatgaggaaatgaCATTACTACAtgatttaaaactcaaaaaagtcaattgtGTGTAACACCcctctttagaaaaaaaaaaaatagaaatgtagtTACTTCTTTTTCTGGTTTGttgattttcataaaaataaacagatttttcttcttgtctttgTCAGGACATAGAGAAAACCATGAATACAGCCCTGCATGAATTGCGAGAGCTGGAGCGGCAGAATGTAGCCAAACATGCCCCCGATGTTGTCCTGGACACCCTGGAGCCCCTCAAGCACCCCGGTGCTGCCCAGGAAATGTCTGCCAGCCCCCTGCACACCATGGTGATCAGGGACCCGGACGCAGCCCAGCGgcgtagcagcagcagctcctcctccgagACCATGACCACTTTCAAACCAGCTCTGTCGTCACGCAGACCGAACGCGCCTCTAAGGCCCCCGCCGGTCAGGCCTGTGCGGCCAGCTCCGGTGATCGGACCTGGCCAGGGACCGCACcgctccagcagctccagctcttcTGGTCTGGGCAGTCCAGGCATCACCCCCACTGAAAGGGTGTTTCCTAAAGCGCCCTCCCCATCGCCGTCCACGTCCTCTTCATCCTCAGACAAACAGGGTAACATGTAGCTCCAAATCTGCCAGCTGTCAAGAACTATGTGGATAATGAATGATATCAGCACATCGTCTTTATACCAATAACAAACACCCAATTTGTCCAAATATTTCCCCACTAATCTTGTACAAGGTACGATTTGCTGCTTCTGGTTTCTGCTCACACCGCCTGGAAGCAAGTGACTGTACTGTTTAACAGTGACTATATTACACAGAAATAGgaattaaaactataaaaattaCTTAATAGAGTTCATATAAAGCTGGAATAAAGAGATGCACTGGAGAATATGTCTGTTTACCGAGATATGAAACGTCTCGCTGAAACAATATTAGATTACAGAGATGCTGTGAGCTTGTGCTTTGTATCTAGTTTCCTGCTCCATTACCATGAAACACTTACGGGAATACTACAGCACTTACCATGTAGACATCCAGACTGTGCTGGGGGTCTTGTGTTTGAATATTTCCTTCAGAATCACTTACGTTGATGGAGAGAGGTTAATGTTGAGAAAACTGTCCCACTTTGGAACAATATAGGAAGACAGCATGACTGAAGGACGATATCCGCTGCCTCAAGCTGCAGCTCTTCTGATGAACACAGAATGTTGCTTCTGTGGGAATTAAAACTGTCGTATTTGCCTTGACAACAGCTTCAAAGCATATAGCATTTGGAAATTATACACATTCAGATATATTTGTTacagttttcaaaaatctgGGAAACGCTGCAGGTTCTGGTGAAACTCGCGGCAGCGCAGGGTTTTGGCTGGAACTGACGGCCAAATAAAgcacaaatgtgacaaaatggctCCACGCACTGTTGTGATCCCAACTTGTGGTGCTGCTTTAGTTTACAGTACGGGAATCGGCAGCATCAGTACCATTCCTCCACCTCATTGtgccatttttataaaaaatatcctGACATTTGATAAATACAGtattttgcaaaagtgttcaaaccccttgtactttttcacatcttcaTGTTACATCCGCATACCACAACGTTGTGTGATTATtggggagatttttttttattttggaataaaccaacacaaagttatgCTTTGttaaaaagtggaagaaaaagtatacatgttttttttcagaattgtaTACAAAGAAGAGTATGAAAACCGTTACATAAATTTGCCGACTTGAAGCTAAACGACTTTAGCTTCAAGTCGTTTGCCTCTTTGAATATTCTTCCTTGGAAAACACCTGACTCAATCGCTTCATCTGAGGCTATATGAAGGGTAAAGTTCAGGTTTTTCAGCTGGTTCTAAATTGGATTTATATCAATTCAGACTGGCTTTGCTGCCCCAACTAAAGAAACCATGCTACAACGTGGATGAACTGTTCATTGTGATGTGTGGTGGTAATTTTACTGCACTCGGACCTTTTTTCAGAGCATTTCAGTTTTGGTCTAATGTAACCACGGGGCATACTTTCACATGTTTCCTAGAGGGCTTCTACTTCTTTCAGCCTTTTTTTCAGCAGtggatttcttcttcttctatccCTTTGAGACCAGATTTGTTAAGTGCAAGGCTAACAAATTGTCATGTTAACCTATTGGATCTTTGTTGCTACTCCAGAGTTACAATGGACCTCTTGGTTTAATGCTCCACTTGCTTGGATTGCAGTTTCCAGCAAAGCAGTTCAAAGCttgggatttgtttttatagCCTTGACCTAATAATTTCTGTAATCTGATGTGTTCCTTGGTCTACTTGATGCTGCTTGTTCATTATATTTTCCTAGAAAAAATGAGGTTTTTAGTGAGTTTTAATGACACAGACGGGCTGTTTTCTAAATTGGTGATTCTAAAAGTCGTTCACTGCACTGGATATTATTTTGAGACATCGGAATAAACGGAACAGAATAGAAAAATACACACTTTTCCGTGTTGGTTATTTATATCATACTCCAACTAATTACAcaaatttgtggttgcaatgtggcaaaaaaaaaaaaaaagttcacggggataaaattacttttgcagTGGACATTGTAGTGTgttttgaatgtctttttttttttaatagaagaCAAATTTTATCATCTCATCTTTACTGCTTTATTTCATTCTCCATCTGTCAATTTCAGAACTGTCCAGACGGGGGCAGTATAGACCAAGTTACAGTGGTGCACAAGACATGAAGCGTTAGCGTTACATTCTAGCTTTCGTGATCATTTCTGTGACAACAAAGGATGAAGCAAAGTATAGTTTTATTCAAGAAACAATATCCTTATCTCTTTTTACCACattattagctgtgttacctcTAAAACAAGTAAGACACTTGCACAATTCAGTTGACTGAAGCACTAATAAACCACATGGAGCTGAGCTGTTTGTAGGTTCTGTGTCTTCACCCTGAAGCTGCACTAGAAACAAACTTGTCCAGGTTGTATTGGATCTTTGCAGGCTGTTACTGTTGCTTTCTCTTGATGACATGTGTTGCCCCCTCCTCCAGAGGGTGGATCGACATCTCTTTAAAGTGTAAAAGGTACATAAGATGGGATGACTTAACGCCTACTGCTAAATATTGCTTGTAAATATAACATTGTATCATAGGAACAagatatatacagtatatatgtATTATGTGTAATGTGTAGATTTTTGTAATTCTTATCCTTGCACAGATATTACCTgaacaataaactgaaaaagtcTCAAGCATTGAGCAAGGCTCCTGTGTATCTTTGTGTTCTTAACATCATGTTGagcttctctgtgtgtgttatTGATTTGAAAGATACATTTATTGTTCCCCAATAGTACAATGcaattcattaatttaaaaaggacattttagtGCCACCTGCCggccaaaataaaaactgaacttgcATGCATTTTCTGCAATTTGTaggttttgtgttaaaataattatcagTTTATAATTGAGATTTATTGTTGTACAGCTTATTTCACATGGCTGCTGGGTAGAGAGGCATTGTCAAAGTAAAACTTGTAACAAAATTAAGTTGATTTGATCAAGTATTGAAGAATCTTAAAGTTCCTAATTGTATGGAGTGAGTTGGAAATTTTTGTTTATCGCTTTCCAGATCTGGAAATGTATGGAAAGAggaaaatgcagtttttcctcatgtttgattttctaaagaaaaaaaaaaatattaaacatactgcaatgtttatttaatgcagtgattttaattttaacattttacccATTAGTATTTTGGTTCCTTAAAAATGACAGCACTTAAAAAAGGCCATGTCATAGCTCTTTGGACTTTAGAACCTAAAATCTATTCACCAAGTTTGGTTATAAACCTGTGAAGCATTAAAACTCCAAGTGTTTTTCCTCCCAAACAaagtaaatatacaaaaatatataaatctgcATTTGATATTTTACATTGCAATCATTTGGCAAATACAAGAAGAACAAATTTTGACTTGAAGCTGCAGTAAGCTGATCCAGATGCCCACTAAATTGTATAATTGTGCTAAAACTCAGTCTATGTGAAGATCCCTGATGcttctttatttgtatttgcttgCCAGAAGCCTGGTGTGATTAAACCAAAACCGTATAAATGTAGCTATGAGTATGCACTCTGAAAACACATGCACCtgctttcttgatttttttttcttccttaaagTAGGCCAGTAAACCCCCAGAGGATCACaagataaattttttaaaaagaactggAAATAAGACGGAAACAAAAtcatgtcagctgttttactTCACATTAATTTCCCCCCCTAGTAGAGGAAAAGCTCAGTTCATTCCcagtggttttttttaaacatgatgcAGGACTCATTTCCTGTAGCAGATATGCAAAATCTCCATGTGAATGGGAAGATTTCAAGCTTATCTGAACAAAagttatgttaaaaaaagagaagattgATTAGGTTTTACAATTTATTGCTTCAGTTCTTTAGCTGCTTCCTTGTTCTTACCGGTCACTGTTTTGGAAA
Coding sequences within:
- the LOC103464556 gene encoding SLIT-ROBO Rho GTPase-activating protein 3-like isoform X4; the encoded protein is MSSQAKVKKDKEIIAEYETQVKEIRNQLVEQFRCLEQQSESRLQLLQDLQEFFRRKAELQLEYSRGLDKLAERYSSKIRSSREHQHFKKDQNLISTVNCWYLVLDQTRRESRDHATLSDIYNNNVIVRLAHVGEDVTRLFKKSKDIGVQMHEELVKVTNELYTVMKTYHMYHSESLSAESKLKEAEKQEEKHIGKVNDISGGLLRHSHDERPQRRSSVRKMEKMKEKRQAKYFENKLKCTKARNDYLLNLAATNALVAKYYIHDVSDMIDSCDLGYHASLARTMRTYLSAEYSLETSRHEGLDLLEGAVDAMDIRGDKLRFMDTHSQIFCPPARFDYQPHMGDEVCQVSAQQPVQTELLMRYHQLQSRLATLKIENEEVKKTLDATMQTLQDMLTVEDFDVSEAFQHSQSTESVKSASSDSYMSKANITKRRANQQETEGFYFTKYKEYLNGSNLIVKLQAKHDLLKQTLGEGERAEYGTTRGRRNVRARSQDSGQPIPVVVESCIRYINLYGLQQQGIFRVPGSQVEVNDIKNAFERGEDPLVDDQTDHDINSVAGVLKLYFRGLENPLFPEERFLDFISTTKLDSGGERAHHLQQIIVTLQRPVIIVMRYLFAFLNHLSQYSDENMMDPYNLAICFGPTLMPIPDDKDPVACQVHVNEVIKTIIIHHEAIFPSQRELEGPVYEKCMAGGEEYCESPHSEPGALDEIDNGTGPNTSDEEFEPIEAIAKFDYVGRSSRELSFKKGASLLLYMRASADWWEGRHNGVDGLIPHQYIVVQDMDDAFSDSIQRTESETSSGSHYDDRTSSRNEHQSPCDQAAENRFGPALGRVRVRSDGAAVPRHRNNGADGLSPTRAADQPPRVMPRPCSPHKIAVSRAHADSPEKRRLTTFGSSGSINHPDRKAFVESHSQRSSPSTTRHASLGDHKAMEAEALAEDIEKTMNTALHELRELERQNVAKHAPDVVLDTLEPLKHPGAAQEMSASPLHTMVIRDPDAAQRRSSSSSSSETMTTFKPALSSRRPNAPLRPPPVRPVRPAPVIGPGQGPHRSSSSSSSGLGSPGITPTERVFPKAPSPSPSTSSSSSDKQGNM